Genomic window (Aethina tumida isolate Nest 87 chromosome 4, icAetTumi1.1, whole genome shotgun sequence):
TATCCTTGGGACATTTTCGTTATTAGCACCTGTATTCAGAAATAAACCAATTAATCAAAACCCTACAGGTAAATCAAACAATCACCCACCTAATACTTGTTGATTGTTAGCCTCTATCAAATCGCACATGTACCCGTAAACGTGCGGCGCCTCGTCCACGTCTTCCACAACGGGCAACCAGCTGAACCACAGGGGCAGGATCTCAGTCAAGTTGATGGCGGACGCATTGTATTTCATAACCTTGGTGACTGCGGAAATGGCGTTCTCTGTGGCGTTGACGTTCCTGGGCTCGCGCGAACCCTTCGCCATTATCACTTCGATTAGGGAAGGCATGATCTTGGCCAGCACGGGGGCGAACTGTTCGCCACCGAACTGAGCCAGCACGCCCCATCCGTACGCCACCGCCTGGCGAACCTCGCAGCTCTTGTCCTTCAAGTACAGCTGGAACGGCTCGAGGAAGAACTGCTGGTACTTCGCGCAAGCAGGACCTAaatcaaaacattaaacaccccgaaaaaaattacagaattAGACCACGTACCGGTGAATTCGATAACGTCATCAAAAACGCAGATACCCCATTGATGGTCGGCCCAGTTGCGGTTGGGTTGTAGAAGCATGACGAAGTGGTTCAAGATGCGGTCGAAATAAGGCAGGAAATTCTCTCGGTAGGTCATGAACAAGGAGTGCAGAACGTCCGCTATTTTAGCGAGAATATAGATGTCGTCGGACTCCTCATCTTCCAGCTGTTCCTGTACCTCCTCGTCGTAGTCCTCGTCCAGGTGTTTGTTGTGTCTGTCGTTCGCCTTTTCGAAGTGGGCCTGCATCATTTTGTCCACGATGCGCAGGATCTCGGCCAGCGATTCTTGGTCGATGTAGGTGGGTCCCAGCTGTTGGATGCACTTGGCCAGGGAGTCCAGCATGGTCATCAGGACGTCGGTTTCAGGTTCGCCGTCGATGGCCTTAAGTAATTCGGGACAAATGAATCTGGAAAAACGTCGATTTTAGCTATGATCACAATTGGTGAGGTGAGGTGACGACGTACCTCCACATATCGCCAACGAAAGCGGGACCTTTGCAGGTCGAACACTCCAAAAGGTAAGGCAGAGATTTAGCGGCCTCATTTCTGACGGTGTCGTGAAAGTAGAATTTCAACATGGGAACCATCAACTTCACGGTCTCCTCGGCATAGTTGGCGAAACCTTCCTTAAGTTCTTGTGCATAGCATACCAGCATCATACACGCTGCTGCTTTGTCCTCCAAGCCTGtaatcaaatttcatttaaatttcacccaataaattataaaaacgttGCTGTACCTGCAGTTCTGATGCCAAAGTTCTTTTGTTCACCAATGGAAACAAACTGCCAGTTGTCTTCATCTTCTATTCCGTTCATGTCGTCGTTATCCAGAAGAGCTACGTCTGGCTTCATTGCGGCTGTTCGCATTACTGGTCCCATCACAACAGGCAAATATTGCACAAAGTTTTTGCCCAAAACCTAGACAACAACGATTGTATAACATGGTACGGTGCTTTCATCTTGTGTTTTACCTTGCAAATTCTGCTCCAAGCCGAAATTAGGTAGCTGGTTTGCGGATCGTCGTCGGGCAATTCAGCTCCGACCTCGTGTGTCTTCAGCAGCATGTCCATGACTTCGGTGGCGTCGGCCATGAATTTCTCAGTACCCACAGCCATACCGATCAGCGTTACGCATTCAATGGTCTTTCCTCTGAGCAACTTCAAATCCTCCTTGTTGGCGTTCTGAATGATGAACTTCAGACAAGGCATGAGACGGTCGTAGTAAGCGATGAACTCGTTCTCAGCAGTGTCAGCAACGCTGGCGATGGTGGTAACGACCTGTTCCAAAACGAGTTTGGTGCCCTTCTCTACCAGTTCTTCGAATTTGGCGGTCAGGATGCCCTGCAGCTTGCCCATGAGAGCGTCCAGATACCCGGACAGGATGTGCTTGGGGCAGTCTTCGGCGAAGTTGACGAGCGCGGCGCCGGCGTGCGCCTGCACCCTCGGATTGTCGTTGTCGTCCAGCAGCATCAGCAGACCGGGCACGACTTTGTCGTGGAACTTCTTCTCGAAGACGGGTGCGAAGTCGGTGGCCATTTGACCGATGGCGTTGCAGGCGGCAAACCGGACACGGGGATGCGGGTCTTGGAGGAAGCGTAGGACGCCGCCGTCCATGATTTCAGGCAGGATGGTCTCCATCTGCTTGTGACAACCCTCTCCGATGGCGCTGAGGGCCATGAGGGCGGCGTGGCGCTGCTTCCAGTCGTGGCTGGCCAACATCTGTGGCACGTTGGCCGTGACCAGGGGCAGGATGATCTTGCCGCCGAGACCGCAAGCCAGACGGTCGAGGGCCGCCTCGGCCACCACGCTGTTGCAGTCGTTGTCCTCGTCGAGCAGGTCGTCGCTCTTGGCCCAGTCGTCGTCGTCCTCCAGGTCCGCCATGAAGTGGAGGATGCGGGGCACCAGCTGCTCCATGTATTTGCCCACGTTTTTGCGCACCATTGCCGGAGCCATTTCGGCGAGTGTGACCATCACCTCGAGAGCTAGTTGGCGGAAGCTATCCAGGGCCTCATCATTACTACAGATCTTCATGCACATTTCGTAAATGTTGACCAGCTGCGGTCTGAGATATTTTGGTGTGTTCTCTGACAGTTCGATCAAGACCTTTAGCAATGTGTCGTCCTCCTGCTGTTGGACACTTTCTCCAATAACCAATAACATGGGAGTCAACAAATCCGAAAAGTGCTTCAGGATTTGTGGCTCCTTGTCGTTGATCAAGATAAAGGCGCCAACGGCACGGACAGCTTGGAAACGAACCTCATAGGCCTCTGTGGTTTGCAGACTTTGCAACAACATCTGCTTGATAAGGTCTAGGTAGTTATTTTGTTGGTTGCCAAACACTCCTGGCACGCTTGTGAACATTTGGAGGGCTGCTTCTTTCAGAACTGGACTTGGGTCATTCGCGCAGTGGAACAAAAACTGAAACAggacaaaaaattatgttacttGGGAAACATTTGGAATTTGAAAGATGGCctcaataaaatgtcaaaactgACGTTTGAAAATTCATCTTGACGTGTAGAATTCAAATATcatcaattgaaaatacacaggtaaatattaattatagtggaattaatttatataatgataGAACTATGTTTGTTCAAGTCCTccatcaataaaaatgatgggtcaccaattaaattaatttttaaactagatTAAATTTGgggaaatgttaaattaaggaGAAAGTGATCTAGTAagtgttgttaattttttttattagaatgtcTGACACAATTTAACTGATGACTAACCCACATTCAAAGatgattaataacatttaacattcCTGTCCAAATACTTTGCTAatcaactaataataaaaatagcatGATAATCTTTAGAACTCAATTGCACATCAATGTTTGCCACTTAATTAATGGCATGCTGATAAAACAAATAGGATAAGGAATGCTGAGCaatagattttgaaatttttaagtatttaccTGCAAAAATTCGGGCCACTGATTGTTGCCATCGTCGTCGATGAGATTTCTGGCTACTTCGGCGGCGACCTCGCAGAACTTGTGACGGAGGGTGATATTGCCCTGGGCCTGTTGCACTGCCAACAACACTTGGTCCCTCAGCGCCTTTTGGCTCTCCGCCGGCAGTTTCGGATAGAAATTGGTGAATTCGCTGGCCAACAGACGCCGCAGCAGCACGGCACCCATTTGCCGGGCTTCGTCTCCCAGATTGGCATTGTGGATGGCCCCAATTAAGTGGCTGACTTTCGTTTCAATCGACAAATTATTGTATGCCTCCTGCGGGacgaaaattaatgaaattaaatccgAACGCTCTAAACTGTGACCTTAAAATGTGGATTAATTGGCGCCTTTTTGTCTATAAATAGACCGCAAAATATTCCGAATCGCATATTAACTGGCGACGGTCATAGCCAAATTAAGGCTGCAAACGCACCGTAACCCTCGCGGAATACTCAAATAGCCGGTCGATGAATCATCGTCCAACAATGCAAAAATCACGAACACCATGCTGCGAATTGAGCGGAACACgttgttttatgaaaaaataattcgaaAAATCCGACACAGTTCGCGTTGCCTCTCCACAATTTATACACCGACttaaacactttttaataAGGAATCGAATCACTCACCTCAGCCTGCGTCCGGATGGCATTATCCGCGGACAAAAAGGTTgtcaatatttgataaaattgctCTTGATCGGCGGCCATGGCGCCTTAGCATGAAAGAACAGTGACAGCCCAAAATCCAACCAACTAGTCCAAGTAAAAATTCCCTACACGCATCActcatttccattttaaattgtttgtgttACGTGTTCTTTGTTGGCAGCACTGGTTCAAACGCGGAGGATTTTatgcaataaaacaatttgtgcAGCAAATAACAGTCCAAAACCAAAAACTTcaacattcattttttatatttcatacgTTAATCatatgttttaacattttcttcCACCATATGATTACAGATTACTTATGTCTTCTGTGATTACAGTTTACTATTCGACCATCAACAATCTAACCAAAGAAAACACTTCGCCCTAACCTATAAACACATCATTTGATCACACGTGTGTTTATAAACTATTACGCTGTTAACACACTCAGCAACTCACCACAAATCAAAGTAAGTACCCTATAAGTTAACGTGTTTACAATATTATCAACGTTCTTGTTGCAGATGCCGAAGGTGAGGTCGACGGCGGGTGCCCCCCGTAAACAGGGCTTCAACAGATCTCAACACTCCATGAACCCCGAGAGACCCAAAGAAGGGTTGAAAGGAGTGGCCAAGCCCAGGACCAAAGGCACAATCAAAAGGTTGCAGATGTACAGGAACTTCAAAGCCAAGAGAGACAAATCAGGAAAAATTTTAACCCCCGCCCCATTTCAAGTATGTCTTACCGTTTTAtgcatgtaaatatttatattgtgtgTGTATTCTTTAGGGGTGGTTGGCGTCAGGTGTGCAAGCTAGGGTGGAACCAAACCAGAAGTGGTTTGGCAACAGCAGGGTCATCTCACAAAATGCCTTGCAAAAGTTCCAAACAGAATTGGGGGCGGCAATAAAGAACCCCTATCAGATGGTTATGAAGCCCACCCAACTTCCGATCACTTTGCTTAATGAGACAGCCAAAAATTCCAGAGTACATATTCTTGACACAGAAAGTTTCGACAGTGTCTTTGGTCCTAAAAAGAGCAGGAAGCGCCCAAACATAGCTGTTAAAGGACTGGAAGAGCTATCACAGGTGGCTGAAAAGAAACAGGAAGAATACAGCAATGAAAAAGACACCAATTTAGTAAGAGATAATGGTGGAGTAAAAGATCTACCCAGAGATTGGGTAATGGCTGCAGGACAATCCAAAAGAATCTGGaatgaattatataaagtaGTGGACAGTTCTGATGTCCTGCTACAAGTATTGGATGCCAGAGATCCAATGGGCACCAGGTCCCCTTActtggaaaaatatttgaagacaGAAAAGCCacacaaacatttaatatttattctgaaCAAAGTAGATTTGGTACCAACCTGGGTGACACAGAGGTGGGTTGCAATTTTGAGCAAGGAATACCCAACAGTCGCCTTCCATGCAAGTATTACACATCCCTTCGGTAAAGGAAGTCTGATAAATTTACTCAGACAGTTAGCAAAACTCCATATTGACAAGAAACAAATATCAGTTGGTTTCATTGGATATCCAAATACAGGAAAGTCCTCAATTATCAACACCTTGAGAAGCAAAAAGGTTTGTAAAGTTGCCCCAATTGCTGGTGAAACAAAAGTTTGGCAATACATTACTTTAATGAGGAGGATTTATTTGATTGATTGTCCTGGAGTTGTGTATCCTTCTGCTGAGACAGACACTGAGAAGGTTTTGAAGGGGGTTGTAAGAGTGGAGTTGGTTAACAATCCTGAGGATTACATTGCTCCTGTTTTGGAAAGGGTGAAAAGGgagtatattaacaaaacttaCAAAGTAGAGGACTGGAAAGATCACAttgaatttttggaaaaattggCAAAGAGGTCAGGAAAGTTGCTGAAAAAGGGTGAGCCAGACATTTCAAGTGTGGCCAAAATGGTATTAAATGACTGGCAAAGAGGTAAACTACCATTCTTCGTCTGTCCAGAAGGTTATGAACAACCATTACCTAAGGAAGAAAGCACTGAAGGTAATATTAGTGTGGTGCAAGACttcagaaaaattaaagtagGACTCTCCTATGATGGTGAGGATGTTAAAGATTTGGAACCTATTCAAAACATTGAAAAGGCTGTTGAAGAATACCCAGAAAGTGTAGCTAATGACAGTCAAGCCTCAGTAGCTGATGAGACTACTGAAAGTACCCAGAATGACATTTCTGATTCAGATTCGGAAATCAGCAACTTCTACTCAGACTATGAGGGAAGTGACGTGGAGAATAACGTCAAAGTTCTTGCAGAAACTGCAAGTGGTGACTTTGAAGTTGAAGTTGTGTctaagaagaagaaaaagaagaggGTTATTGAGGAGGAAGATGGTCCTCC
Coding sequences:
- the LOC109601873 gene encoding importin-5; its protein translation is MAADQEQFYQILTTFLSADNAIRTQAEEAYNNLSIETKVSHLIGAIHNANLGDEARQMGAVLLRRLLASEFTNFYPKLPAESQKALRDQVLLAVQQAQGNITLRHKFCEVAAEVARNLIDDDGNNQWPEFLQFLFHCANDPSPVLKEAALQMFTSVPGVFGNQQNNYLDLIKQMLLQSLQTTEAYEVRFQAVRAVGAFILINDKEPQILKHFSDLLTPMLLVIGESVQQQEDDTLLKVLIELSENTPKYLRPQLVNIYEMCMKICSNDEALDSFRQLALEVMVTLAEMAPAMVRKNVGKYMEQLVPRILHFMADLEDDDDWAKSDDLLDEDNDCNSVVAEAALDRLACGLGGKIILPLVTANVPQMLASHDWKQRHAALMALSAIGEGCHKQMETILPEIMDGGVLRFLQDPHPRVRFAACNAIGQMATDFAPVFEKKFHDKVVPGLLMLLDDNDNPRVQAHAGAALVNFAEDCPKHILSGYLDALMGKLQGILTAKFEELVEKGTKLVLEQVVTTIASVADTAENEFIAYYDRLMPCLKFIIQNANKEDLKLLRGKTIECVTLIGMAVGTEKFMADATEVMDMLLKTHEVGAELPDDDPQTSYLISAWSRICKVLGKNFVQYLPVVMGPVMRTAAMKPDVALLDNDDMNGIEDEDNWQFVSIGEQKNFGIRTAGLEDKAAACMMLVCYAQELKEGFANYAEETVKLMVPMLKFYFHDTVRNEAAKSLPYLLECSTCKGPAFVGDMWRFICPELLKAIDGEPETDVLMTMLDSLAKCIQQLGPTYIDQESLAEILRIVDKMMQAHFEKANDRHNKHLDEDYDEEVQEQLEDEESDDIYILAKIADVLHSLFMTYRENFLPYFDRILNHFVMLLQPNRNWADHQWGICVFDDVIEFTGPACAKYQQFFLEPFQLYLKDKSCEVRQAVAYGWGVLAQFGGEQFAPVLAKIMPSLIEVIMAKGSREPRNVNATENAISAVTKVMKYNASAINLTEILPLWFSWLPVVEDVDEAPHVYGYMCDLIEANNQQVLGANNENVPRIIHIIAEAFYQDAIDSSKQEGFRMLSIVRHIQSNETFFQNAVQALPAELQQSLHVALHTGAKN
- the LOC109601874 gene encoding nucleolar GTP-binding protein 2 → MPKVRSTAGAPRKQGFNRSQHSMNPERPKEGLKGVAKPRTKGTIKRLQMYRNFKAKRDKSGKILTPAPFQGWLASGVQARVEPNQKWFGNSRVISQNALQKFQTELGAAIKNPYQMVMKPTQLPITLLNETAKNSRVHILDTESFDSVFGPKKSRKRPNIAVKGLEELSQVAEKKQEEYSNEKDTNLVRDNGGVKDLPRDWVMAAGQSKRIWNELYKVVDSSDVLLQVLDARDPMGTRSPYLEKYLKTEKPHKHLIFILNKVDLVPTWVTQRWVAILSKEYPTVAFHASITHPFGKGSLINLLRQLAKLHIDKKQISVGFIGYPNTGKSSIINTLRSKKVCKVAPIAGETKVWQYITLMRRIYLIDCPGVVYPSAETDTEKVLKGVVRVELVNNPEDYIAPVLERVKREYINKTYKVEDWKDHIEFLEKLAKRSGKLLKKGEPDISSVAKMVLNDWQRGKLPFFVCPEGYEQPLPKEESTEGNISVVQDFRKIKVGLSYDGEDVKDLEPIQNIEKAVEEYPESVANDSQASVADETTESTQNDISDSDSEISNFYSDYEGSDVENNVKVLAETASGDFEVEVVSKKKKKKRVIEEEDGPPVKKLTSKQKRAIERANKRKKIGSNFYEVTNVKNRNRNKKKKV